The following is a genomic window from Panthera uncia isolate 11264 chromosome B4, Puncia_PCG_1.0, whole genome shotgun sequence.
TACAGTATTTGGAGAAACGTATAGGGCATAGTACTGaacaaatggtagctattactATCATCACCATTTTGGGGGCATTGGGGATATAAAGAAGTAATacataaaaaagtttttcttttcccttaagaGGTTTTTAAATCTCATCAATgagacaaaataaatacatggagagAGAAGTACATGGAAACCTAAAGCTCTTATTTCAATCCTAACATACAATTTATTCCCCTAAATCCAAGccctattttaaaattgttagcagatttcaggggcacctgggtggctcagtcggttaagcatccaacttcggctcaggtcacgatctcactgtccgtgagttcaagccctgcgtcgggctctgtgctgactgctcagaacctggagcctgtttcagattctgtgtctccctctctctctgaccctcccccgttcatactctgtctctccctccctgtctctaaataaaacgttaaatttttttttaaataaaattgttagcAGATTTCAatgctctaaaaatatttttttttccttctgccactCATCATCTCCATACCTCACCACCTTACATACCCCACATATCCACCTcagccttttattttgagagttgaCTGAAGATTTCTTGGgataaaaaaatttcaatagttcattttttagaCTTCCCTGTTTCTAGGTAGGAGCCCATCTTAGTATTCCAAAGCCAAGTGAGATAGCCATGTCCTCGGCCAAAGATACTGCAccctcccatctccctccatTACCCTCTAATCTCGGAAAATTCTTCCTTATGTTCAATCTCAATCTATTTTCCTTCAATATTGGTCTCTCTATCACTCATTCTGATTGCGAATGTGGTACACAGACCCTCAAAGGCTGAATAAAATTCTCAAATGACCCCTGGTAACATTATTACATTGCTTATCAGTCCAGGGGTCTGGAATTATGTTctcatatattttgttattaactcattaaaaatcatcaaaagaTCCCTTAAAAAGCATTAATTTGGTTGTTACCAGGGTATGCCACTTACACAATCATCTGGTCTCTCCTTAAACTTTTGAAAGATGAAAGGATCCTAATTTCTATGACAGTAAGTTAAGAACTCCTATTTCAATTCCCCCAACCTCCATAGTCTCTTCAATCACTATCATCGCCTTATCACTCATTTCATTAAGGGACAGTACAAGCTGAGGCTGGGCATGACTGATATGACCTCCACAGACCCTTTCAGGCCATCACATGAAGTAGTGGTGTAACAGAATTGGTAGCAGTGGACCCATGCAATGCTTGCCGCTGAGTAGCCCCTGAGGTCCAGTCACGCTCCAGCATGGGCACAGCAGAGATTTCCCAAAGTGGGCATAGTGCCAAACCCTGGCACAGTGACTGTTGTGGGAGGCCAGGAGACAGGAGGGCAGCCAGGGCCcacatttctccctcttccccaaattAAATTTCCCTGGCCTAGGTGTCTCCTCTTGTGCTCCCAATTCCAAAGTTTTCAAACCTTCCTGAGTGCTCCTCTGAGGCCACACACCTATCATCGATTATCTAAGGCCTGTGCTTCTCACACCCCAAAGAGCATACAAATCACTTGGGAGCCTGTTAAAAGCACACATTCTGACTTAGTCGCTCTGGGTTGAggtctgagattctgcatttctatgAAGCTCCCAGGTGACACCCACGTTGCTGGCCCATGGACCATTCTTTGAAGAGAAAGATCTAGATGACTGTAGAAGGTGCTACAACTGTCTCCCCAAAAGAGCCTGTCTGTCCACacccttctgtctgtctgtcctccaGATGGTATGATAATCATATCTTAGCCCTTCCTGATTTAGGAATCTTGCTCCATGGCACAATACACAATACAAACCTAACTCATAAATACCCTTCATGTGTGAAAACACACATCCCGCACAATATTCTTATTCTTTCATGACTCTTAAAGGTGCCTGTAGCATAGAATTactgtctcttttattttccaattcaCCTGACCCTCTCTTATTTGCCAATTTTCTCCATAGGCATCCTCCAACAGAAAGTGTCTCTTGATCAATACCTCTTTCTCAGTTTCTACTCCTACCTTCCCTTCCAAAGTAATgatgtctccatctctgtccagTTTCTAATTCCttctattttcatctgtttttctccccatttctctcttcctaaATAATCTTAGATTTTCTCACAATATTTTTGCACCAGTCTCAAAAAagcatgtaaatttaaaaaaataaaaaagtaaattaaaaaacccagaaaattaacagacaaacaaacaaacaaacaaacaaaaaagcatgtAAAGGAGTTGGTAAGTATATGGTAATCCTGCCTCTAGCAGGCTTCCCTGGAATCACCTACTCGgttgagaaaatgagaaattctaAAGTAAGAAATTAGTTTCTTATTCCTCACTCCCAGGGCAGGCCCCATACATAAATACAATAGATAAAAACTGGCCTTCCTATGCCAACCATAAATCTCTCCTTCAAGAAAGCCTGTTATGCCCACACTGGACCCAGTCTCATCTTCAGGGATCCCCTGGAGGCAGCTAGAGCTAGTTGGGCCTTCTGCCAATTTCACTACTTCTGGCCCCACCCCAGATCCCTTGGGAATAGATGGACTGGGACCAGTGGAGCACGTTTCAGGCATTCTCCTGCCCCAGAGCTGTACTTTCCTTATTGCTCTTTGAATGAACAACACTGTTCTTACTGTTGGGTctagagaaaggggagaaaatattccTTGCCCTGTGCAAGATTCCACTGTGACAGAAGAGACAGTATAATCACCAAACTCAGAAATAGCCCCAAAGGCAAAACTACAAGTGCCTGGGAACAGGTCTAGAAGCTGGATGCAGATCTAGATACATTTCTAGATATAGTTCCAGATGGAGAGAAATGCTGTTTGCCAAGGAAGTCTCCcagaagataattttatttatttatttatttatttatttattttaaatgtttattttttagagagagagagagacagagcatgagcaggggagggcatagagagatggagacacagaaaccaaaggaggctccaggctctgagctgttggcacagagcctgacatggggctggaacaaaccctgagatcaggacctgagctgaagtcataagcttaaccaactgagccactcaggcacccctcccagaagataattttaaagaagtaagTAGCACAGTGCTAGCCTGAAAGGAAGGAGAATTTTctgttccaaaaaaagaaaatgtgtaaggCTCAATTCAATTTAACATGAATTTATTAAATGCTCATTATGTGCCTGGCCCCCATGTAGATGCTCTGGGGGAATGAACAAGATATACTCCTTACATATAGTCTATAATcaggaaacagaatgaaaaaatatacaaataactgtagtattttttttaatttcagctttattgaggtacacTTGCCATATAAAAttgaaagatatttaaagtatacattgtggtgatttgatatacatatatattgttaaatgattCACTGATTTCCCCACTGTGAAAGGATTAACCATGATATTTTAATCTAAATCTTTCATTTAAAGAAGGCAAgtgatagggtgcctgggtggttcaatcggttaagcatccgaatttgactcaggtcataatcttgtggtttgtgagttcaagccccaagttgggcacagagcctggagcctgctttggattctttgtctccctgtctctctgcccctttccccgctcatgctctgtgtctttctctctcaaaaataaacatgaaagaagaagaaagaaagaaagaaagaaagaaagaaagaaagaagaaagaaagaaagaagaaagaaagaaagaaagaaagaagaaagcaagcaggCAAGTGTTACAAGGGCCCTTTCATTTCCCTCCTTTAATTTTTACCTGTGGAGGGCCTTCAATTGGAGCTTTGGTTTTTAAAGTggggtccctggaccagcagcctcAGCCTTACCTGGGAACTTGATTGAAGGACAAGCTCTGGACCCCACCCAGAGTTACTGAATTCCAAATGATGGGGGCAGGGTTCAGCAATCTGTGTTTCCACAAGTCCTCCAAGGGAGGTGGCACCCAATAAAGTTTGAGCACCACTGAGCAGAGTACTAATCCAGTACTAATCCAGTCCTTCCTACACCCACTCTTTACTGTGACTTTAATTAGTGAGTCAAAGAGACATGCTCGCTTCAAGGGCTTCCACGTTTTTGGAGGACTCCTTTTTTTATCCAGAACCAATCTGCTCACAGGACACATGTATTCCAACTTGCTCATACaggagaaaatttaagaaaaatcaggCTCTCTCCTGTGATGGGAGGCAGGGGGTGCTCAGCACAACTTGTGATGAGGAATAAGTCTATCTAATTTAGTGATGTGCGATTGGCAAGCCAATTAGGCTGCAGATTTAAAGCTGATGGTTTGatcatctgtctctgtcttgaTTATCAATTGGTTCCAAACataggagagggaaatggggtgTTATTTATTGGACATTTGTAGCTTCAACAATGGGCTGTAGTGAAAAGTGGGCAGGATGTAGGTTCAGATTGCATTCAGTAGAGAGACCTGGCTGAGAGAATAACAGGACAGAATAACCAGAGGAAatcctagatttttttaagtaaaaaaaaaattgacctctCATATTACAGATAAATAAGCAGAGTATTGAGGGCACTGAgcagcttgctcaaggtcacatgctAGGCTAGTGGTAGAAACAAGACCAGAACCCAGGATACTTGGGTCTCAGCTCTGCACTTTCTGAGCAGGTGGACCAAAGCAGACAATAGTACAGAAATTTAAAGTCCAAGAATACAGATATTGTCAAGTAGATGAACCAACACCATGGGTTTTCAGCATATGTAGTGGGTTCACAGCCAAAATCCTTTCTTCTCAGAGGAAAGCTCTGGCTCCAATCCACCTGTGTGTGTTCtgttgcccccccaccccttcatAGCAAGGCTCAAGCTAACAGCCTGTTCAGTGTGTTCTAAATACTGCTTAATTTTTCTGGGCTTTTCCTAGTGTTGTTCTCTGTGTCTACAATCTCTCCCTGCTGCCCACATGTAGCAAAATCCTATCTTTTCTTGGAGAGAGCCAATTTAAATGCCATTCCTCTACAAAGTCTTCTGATTTCACCAAACCTCACCACGGTGCCAGCCACAAAAGATCAATCTCCACTCTGAATTCCCAAGGCACTTTATTTGTATATTACTTAGGATACCACACTCTTTTGTGTTACAGCTATGCTTTCCCTCCTgtactagaatataagctccttaAGGGCACAGttcatatttcatctttttatttcatctttttctctttcttattgaaGAATAGTTAAGATACGGTGTCATTATATTACTCTAGGTGTACTATATAATGATCCAACACTTCCACACATTTCTCAGGAGCATCAAGATAAGCgcactcttaattccctttatatATTTCACCCATTTTCCTACCCACCTCcactttggcaaccaccagtttgttcatTGTGTTTAAGagtcttggatttttttttatttgcttgtctctcttttttgtctgtttgtttgttttatatcttaaattccatatataagttaaatcatatagcatttgtctttctcagactaaCATTTCACTTACACTTGTATACTGTAtgtccattcatgttgttacaaatggcaagatttcatgttttttttatggctaagtagtaTCCCGTTGTTTGtatttgtacatatacatacatgcacacacacacacacaggccaattttaaaatgggcagaagaattaaatagaaatttttggaaagaagacaaacagatggccaacagacatatgaaaatatgctcagcatcactaatcatcagggaaatgtaaattaaaactacaatgaaatatcactttatacctgtcagaatggctaaaatcaaaatacaaataaaaagtgttggagaggaagtggagaaaaaggaacacttgtacactgttattgggaacgtaaattggtgcagccactgtggaaaagagtattgAAGTtccccaaaaaagtaaaatagaactaccataaatACACTATTTCAACAactggatatttatccaaggaaaacaaaaacaccttttctagtttattttaataatattttttaaagccggTAAGCAATTATGGATGCAACTGATAAtgaaacaagtaaaaacaaaGGGGGGGAGGAAATGTAAAGACATATTCTTTGCTCCACAATAAATACACAACTCTATTCATGTTCCCCCAAACAACATGCCATGGGAGGCCTAGCTTTCCATGTGCCCAAAAGTATTCACCATTATTGTGCAGGGGACCGGACTGCATTCAAGTGTGATGATGTCAAAACAAATATGTACtgcattcctgagttcaagttctACAGTGTAGCGCTAACTTAAGTGGGATTCAGCAACCAGGCTGTATTGGATCCCATAGCTAAAGTAGATAGCAAACCCAATCAGCATCCAGAAACCAATTGGGGCCCAGGTGCCAGCTGTCATCCGCATCATAAGGTAAACATTCACAAAGACACTCAGTagtgggaggagaggcagagcagggaccTTAAAGGGAAGGGGACTGGAGCTCTGCGGCTGTCTCCAGATGACCCCAGTGATCCCAGTGATGAGCACCAGGAGCAGCACAACCAATGAAATCCACACTGCAGCTCCAGAATGCAGAACTGGCCACTGGGCCAGCACCAGGCAAAGAAGAGTAAGCAGCAGAGCAAGCAGTGAGGAGCAAACATAGACAACCCGGCCAGAgagtggagtgggggtggagctGCCTGGAAAAAGTAGCCCCTGTAGAGTCAGCTTCTCTTCTGCAGGTCCACTCTCATCCTGCACGTCTGCttcatttccccctttcttcACCTCAGGCTGATACCTGAGGATGAGAACACAAAAGGCCACCAGGGAGTAAGCTAGCCGTGTCCCAATTGACATGAAGTCCAGAAGATCAGTGAGTCCAAAGAAGAATGCCATGATTGCTGCGATAATGCCAAAGATCACAGTGGCCATTATGGGGATGTATGTGCCAGTTTGGATCCTGGCAAGGACAGAGAACAGGAGGCCATCCTTTGCCATCATGTATATCAGCTGACGTATGGGGAACATATAGCCCAAGAGGCTGGCAGAAAGACTACAGAAAAATCCAAAAGCTACAACATAGTAGGCAGGGGCCCAGCCAATATGGTGAAATACCTCAGGCAAGGGGGTCCCAGGTTGAAGCTGGTAGTAAGGAACCATAAGTGTAAGTGCTGAAGAGACACCAAAATACATCAAAGTGCTGATGAACAGTGAAATCACAATGCCCATAGGGATGGAACGCTGGGGGTTCTGGGCTTCTTCAACTCTGGTAACAATGTTGTCAAAACCTATAAATGCATACAGACAGGTAGCTGCTCCATGGAGAATCCCATTGAGGCCAAAAGGCACAAATCCTCCAGTGCCCAGAGGCCCCAAGCTTGAGGTGTCATTGAGTCCAGCCTTTACGTAGTCCTCTTCTGTGAGCTTCCAGTTGTGCAGGTCCCCCTTAATGAAACCAGAGATGATGACAAAACTGAGAACTAAAAGGCTCACCAATGTGACTACTTTGGTAAACAGTCCTGACTCTCTAGCCCTCAGAGTCAGCAATCCGATAAGCAACAACACAAGGGCCACAACACAGAAGCCTAGAATTTCTGCAAGGACCTGGGGAACATGCAGTAAGATGTTTTCATGCAGGGTCTGAGAGATCTGGTTCCCAAACAGGTTGTCAAAAGCTAAGC
Proteins encoded in this region:
- the LOC125920138 gene encoding cationic amino acid transporter 3-like; its protein translation is MLSQALFRFGQKLLRRRQLEHLVTEDVPCRRLNTLDLVALGVCSTVGAVIYVIAGEVARDKAGPSIVICFLVAGLTSVLTGLCYAEFGARVPHSGSAYLYSYVTIGELWAFITGWNLIFSYVAGTSIVVFAWSLAFDNLFGNQISQTLHENILLHVPQVLAEILGFCVVALVLLLIGLLTLRARESGLFTKVVTLVSLLVLSFVIISGFIKGDLHNWKLTEEDYVKAGLNDTSSLGPLGTGGFVPFGLNGILHGAATCLYAFIGFDNIVTRVEEAQNPQRSIPMGIVISLFISTLMYFGVSSALTLMVPYYQLQPGTPLPEVFHHIGWAPAYYVVAFGFFCSLSASLLGYMFPIRQLIYMMAKDGLLFSVLARIQTGTYIPIMATVIFGIIAAIMAFFFGLTDLLDFMSIGTRLAYSLVAFCVLILRYQPEVKKGGNEADVQDESGPAEEKLTLQGLLFPGSSTPTPLSGRVVYVCSSLLALLLTLLCLVLAQWPVLHSGAAVWISLVVLLLVLITGITGVIWRQPQSSSPLPFKVPALPLLPLLSVFVNVYLMMRMTAGTWAPIGFWMLIGFAIYFSYGIQYSLVAESHLS